GCAAACTAATAAATTTGTCCATCTGACAATTATAAACATGACATacaatatagatttaataattttttatcaataaatataaatattaactataaaGTTATCATTTacttataaattatatgaaCTTACATCTTAACTCAATAAGATCTCACGAACATATCTAATTAAAAGTTCAAGAAtaacttattaaataaatattagactCTCGATtacttttaatcttaatattattattattagtattattattattatcataatatatatatgtatattatatatatatatattgtagcaTTACATTAACTTAATTGCAAATTAAAACAGTGGAGGGTTCGTGCTGtgtaatatatcatattatataatatataaaatgaaattaaaatatataatatattatattatataatatataaaaggaAATTGAGAGCTttcgaactctagagttcggaggtagcaatcttaataataataataatattattattatcatcataatatacatatatattatatacatattatagcATTATATTAACTTAACTGCAAATTAAAATAGTGGAGGGTCCGTGCAAAttgaaatgtgtaatatattatattatataatatataaaataaaaattgagagcCTCTGAACTCCAAATTTCGGAGGCTCCTAGCATCTCCGAACCCTGGGTTCGAAAGCATGGGCTGCCTCCAAACTCTAAAGTTCAAAAGCGGCCCAAGTCTCCGAAATCCAGGTTTCGAAGGCGTTGGGCGCCTTCAAACCCTAGAGTTCGGAGGCGATACTGCCTCCGGTTCAATGGCGGTGACAGATCTGAACCCAGGGTTTGGAGGCCCCGCCACGGCTATCGCCTTCGAACCTAGGTGGCCACCACCTTCGCCCATCGAACCTTTTCCCTTCTAGTCTTCAAGTTCAAATATGTAAAAATTACCTGTGTTATCACCAAGCGCATAGTTGAGAGACGCAGTTGTAGGGAAGGCAACGGTGACACAAGTGGAGGTTGCagagaagcaacaaatgctATAGAGAAGGGGACGGTGGTGAGTGACCGTAGAGAAAGAGACGACGTGATGTATGAGATATATGAGagtaattttagaatataaatagttgtaacaagtaataatatttggtgtgaagaggaattgttaaatttattttaattatgggtTCCAAGAATAAAAAGCTGACTGCTGATCGAATTTTCTAAATCCAATTTCTCAAACGAACCCACGCGGTCGAGTGCTACTTGCGTGTATTTTcaaattagaatttagaatcTCTTCTGTGGAAGTGGATTACTACTTCCCTGTTTCGTTCCCAATCCCAGGTACGATCTCCATGTCCGTCTAGCCCTCTCTCTGTTATTCGGAATTCTCCGTACGTTTTTTGCCTTCTCGATACATCGTTGGCATGTTATTTCGTGAATAGTGTGTCGGCATTGTCGTGGTCCTCGTGGAGCCGCTAGGgctttttatggttttgtttttgttttcgttGGGAGGGAGATTAGGGTTCAAAACCCGTTTCAGGAAGAAGATCGATTGGGGTTTAACAGCTGCAGCAGCGCTTGAGGCTCCTTGGGTTTCGAAAAGAGGTTCAGGTCGATACATCCGAGGACACTTCGCGCGGCTATGTTGTCTTTAATCACTCGGTTCTTTCATGGGGGTGTATAGAAGAGCGTTGTATAATGGAGTTTTCTGGGAAAGTGGTTATTTCTGAGGTACTTGGAACTCTTTTGAGTAGAATTATGTCTTAACCCTTGATCATCGAAACCATGCGGTATGGATTTGTTCAAAATCATTCATAGCCGGGAGTTTGTTGACATGTTAGATGCATTTAAAAAACTCTTGTTTTGAAATCTTATgcgttaattttttattaattagacTTATATTTCTTTTCCCATAATATCTGCACTCATTCTTTGGCAGGCTTCCCCTTGTGTGCATATGAGATTGATATTTCCTTTCATTGCATGGATGATATTTCAGATGAGCCTGGTGACTGATTCTCCTGTACATTCATCAAGCAGCGACGACTTTGCTGCGATTCTTGATGCAGAACTAGGATCTACTTCTGACACGTCACCCGACCGAGAGGATGAGGATGGAGATGAGGAGTATGATTCTGAAGTTGAGAGGTAGCAATTGTCTTGAATTTTTTACACATTGCATTTTTGGGACCTTTGAATTTTATGTTTGATATTTAAACcacaaatatataaatgtatattttatatttctatggGCCAAGTATTTTGTGGTTCTAAATTTCTAATCGTGGACTGATGGTCTTGGTCTTAGCCATAAGTCTCATATATCACGAGCTGGCTTACTGAAGTAGTGTTTTGCTGAGGTTTCAAGTACTGTTAGTATTGGCAGCAACTACTTTTTGGGTGTATCAGATATCTATTATATCGGAAACAAGAGCTGAGACCCACGCATTGTTTCTCCTTTGTGTAATACACTGAAGTCTTGTCTTTACCTTCCTtggaaaatcaaatatattaggGGTTTAAAATGGTTTGTTATTAGTTTTTCTGATATGCAGAGAGATCCAATATAAGTTTAGACTTCTATGCAATTATAGGTCACTTTCATTTGGTTGATGAGGGTCTATTAGGAATAGATTAGGTAAAAATTCTGCCCTTAATTGAAAGGCCTGGCCTGGAATAGAGTAGATGTTAATGTCCATGATATACATCAATTCAACTacataaatagagaaaaattcaaCAAGTAAAATTTACTCTGATTAGAAGATTTCTATTGAAATCTAGATTTTGAATACAAAAGTCTTATTGGTCTTTCAAGAGTAGATTAGGTAAATTCAACCCTTAATCAAAAAGCCTGGCCTGACACTGGGTAAAGTTAAGTGTCCATGATATACATCAATTCAactaaatgaataaataattgaaCAAGTAAAATATATCCCagaataacaacaacaatcacaaactTTAATCCTACTTGGTAGGATTCTCTATATGAATTTTAGGCTTTGAACCATCTCTAGTCGCATATtctgtaaggccattatatttAACTAAATGAACCAGCTTGCATGAGCCCTAATTGAGCTGAGCTTCGAACCATTCACGAATGACTTGTTGGAGTAGTTTAAATATCAAGTTGCTATTGTACTGtgttctttatatatatgtcttCTTTTATATCTTTGGTTAGCGATTATTGTTGCCTTCTGTTTTGTAATGAGCTGTCTATTTAAAGCAGCTCATCCTCGGAATAATACATTGAGCGCATTATTCATTTCTGAAAAGtgttcattcttcttcttctctgcttcAGTTCGTGTTATGTTCATTTTCACACCATAGGCTTTACATTTcatttcatggtatcagagccattgcgCTAACTTGATGACCTCCTACCGAACTCTTGATTCTTCCTTGTCTCcttctccttgttcttcctcctCTTTATCAACCGTGTCTCAGTCGGATTTTTTAGCGGTTGCTAAGGCATTCAATTTCATTCTGATTAAACTCAATTTTGGCTGTTAGAAGGTTGTCTCGATAAATCCAAAATATAGGTTGTAAGAATGCATCGAAATTAGAGGGTTTAAATAGGCGGGTCTCTACttgtaatattagttattagtggAAGGGTAAAACCAGTAATATCCAGTTATTTAATGGCCTAGGAATTGCCGCCCTAAATATTCTATAAATGGAGAAGGAGGGCTAGGCATTAGGCGCATAAATCAGTTGGTTCTTGAGAAAGCTTTGAGAGAGGAAAGGATGTGTTTTAGAATAgcttttgtaatcttgagaGAAGGCTTGTAATCGAGGGGTGCAATTGATGTACTGCTGTGTTCATTTTTTCTGAATCAAAGAAGGCTGCTCTCAGGGGTTcttaaggctggatgtagtgccaattAAATTGacatgaaccaggataaatcttggCGTTTGTGTGGTTTGCtttctgtttcttgttcttattttcattctgttttgatTGCTTAAGTTTTCTGTTTCAATTCCTATCAACACCGAGAGGGTTTGTGAGTGTTGAGAGAGGCTTATATCATCTAAGGGTAATTCCACATAGTCCTAAGTTAGCAAATTGGTATCGGAGCCTATCCCTAGGTTCAAGATTAGTCCAAGAATCTCCATGATTTTCATCTGTTTAAATATCTATTATAGAACAGTGTCATAAATGGCTGCAACAGGAATGATATTGAGAAGTTTGATGGCCAGAATGATTTCGGCCTTTGGAGGATGAAAATGAGGGCATTACTAGGGAATCTAGGACTAGAAGAGGCTTTAGATGAGGAAAAAACACTGCCTGGAACCTCCactgaaaaacagaaaaaggaaaaatcaaaagaaaggaaagaaattgaCAAGAAAGCTTTTAACACCTTGATTTTATGTTTAGGGGACAGGGTCTTGAAGGAAGTGGCCAAAATGACCACGGCATCAGACCTTTGGAAAAGATTGGAGACCCTTTACTTGActcatagttctgaaaggcgcgaggcgcaaaaggtcctggagcctgaggcgcgaggcacacgaggcgaggcgcgcctttgcgaagcgaggcgcaccttttaggaaaaaaactcaaaatcttgtaaaatcataaacaactatcaaattatcaataataacacattcatatcattcatgattcattatcttcaaattctataaactaacaacatcaaagttaattcattcatcaagcaaattctaaactagaaacatcatcaaagttcaaacttaaagtcttaaactttaccaagtaccaattataatgcaaagttctaaacaaacacataaacattacaagtccacaatcaatataaaaaagttttttaatcaatcatcatcaaggagatcatcaacatcaaggtcaatatcttcatcatccccttcaatcaccccttcatcttcttcttcatctctcaattcttctccctcttccaagtcttcatcatcttcggtcCCTGCCTCACTTAcctcctcttcaatctcttgagttactcgccgctttgaagtcgaagccgaagttgatcccaattgtgatcgagtttgtttagtTCTAAATTGATAACTAGGCTCTCCAACTCCTGCAGCCGCAGCAACATTACTCCATGTCAACCCATCCCCAATGTCATCTGgaaaaacagtttcatcatctttatcattctcctcatcaagttttccagtcaaccattcattgctttcatcaatgtcagtcaatatgatagggtcaatggtatcacgcatttgatatcgacgcctcaatgctctattgtatttcacaaacaccaagtcgtttaaacgaagttgatcaagcctgtttctccgtttagtatgaagctgcaacaatttatgcaaaaacatactaagaataagttacatgaaataaaccaactactaataaaaattgtaagtgtatatgtacaatgcacttacattttcaaacacactccaattacgttcacacccagatgaactacaagtcaagctaagaattttaattgcaaatttttgcaacgtgggtgttgacattccatatgaagcccaccattcagctgtccaataaaattcatgggttagttattatctattatctagaatgattatatatataatgtaatatatatatatgtacctggTGATTTCTCAGCTCTCTTTCTAATAGCCATATAGTTTCCAAAGAACCCATCTGCATTGTTATACATCGAAAGCTCAGCATCAATTTGGTCTTGAACCTTTATATCtggatttaactttctaatgcattcatataagcCATTCATGATCTCTGGATCTATATGTTCAGCCTTGTAGAAATATTCTGGGTTCAAGTACCAACCAGCTGCGTGCAAGGGGCGATGAAGCTGAACATCCCATCGATTATCAATAATCTGAAAAATGGgtgcatacttcttttcatccccattaaaagagttagcaatcgcttctttggccctatccatggcctcatatatgtatcccatagcaggcttcttctcaccatccactaagcgcaatacacgcaccaatggaccagccacctttaaagcaaatacaacattgttccaaaatgaaggcatcaaaatcacttctacaacctttttagcccccgcttcttttacccacttgcttgtcatccactcctcggaggtaaacatccttctaaggttgcttttcagactatgcatcctggccaaagtgataaaggcagttgcaaaccgtgtttttgcaggcctcaacaactctttcttgtCAGTAAACCTTCTAAGCATGTTTACTAGACTCGAACGAGTATAGATATAGCTATTCACCATAACAGCtctctcaaatgtcttcttcatattaggcaacttgaaaatatcttccaacattaaatccaaacaatgcgctgcacatggtgtccaaaacaacgtaggatattttgcctccaaaaatcttcctgttattatttagagtgaaattaacaagatattagtaaataataaatatctaatgaatattcaaattgttctatttataaacataatacaaattacaaaaataaatttcatacctgctaaaacattgtttgaagcactatcggtgaccacttgcaccacatttcttactccaatcttttccacacatttacttaataattgaaacatcttttccccagtctttgaatagctagaaccatcaacagactccaagaacatacttcctttaggagaattgactaaaaagttaatcaatgtcctttccctcttgtctttccagccatctgacaaaatggaacatccatatttggcccatgcctcttcatgatctttcatcATTTCACAAGTGGCTTCCACCTCTTGTTTGAGAAGAGGAACCCTGACTTCATGGTAACTAGGCGGCTTCACACCCGGACCATACTGACCAACTGCttctataaatactttaaaactgtcatatgtcactgcattgaatggaatgcctgcatcatacatccatcgtgcaaagcttctacaaactcgagctcttaactctttttttgcaaaatcatgctcacccaaccttgtttgctttcctttgcccttgcttTTCAACACATTAACTTCTGGGTCTTTAAAAAAAACATCAAGTGGACCTTTTTGT
The sequence above is a segment of the Diospyros lotus cultivar Yz01 chromosome 7, ASM1463336v1, whole genome shotgun sequence genome. Coding sequences within it:
- the LOC127806251 gene encoding uncharacterized protein LOC127806251, with the protein product MLRRFTDKKELLRPAKTRFATAFITLARMHSLKSNLRRMFTSEEWMTSKWVKEAGAKKVVEVILMPSFWNNVVFALKVAGPLVRVLRLVDGEKKPAMGYIYEAMDRAKEAIANSFNGDEKKYAPIFQIIDNRWDVQLHRPLHAAGWYLNPEYFYKAEHIDPEIMNGLYECIRKLNPDIKVQDQIDAELSMYNNADGFFGNYMAIRKRAEKSPAEWWASYGMSTPTLQKFAIKILSLTCSSSGCERNWSVFENLHTKRRNRLDQLRLNDLVFVKYNRALRRRYQMRDTIDPIILTDIDESNEWLTGKLDEENDKDDETVFPDDIGDGLTWSNVAAAAGVGEPSYQFRTKQTRSQLGSTSASTSKRRVTQEIEEEVSEAGTEDDEDLEEGEELRDEEEDEGVIEGDDEDIDLDVDDLLDDD